The following proteins are encoded in a genomic region of Actinomadura sp. NAK00032:
- a CDS encoding DUF397 domain-containing protein, whose amino-acid sequence MDASRMTRHKSSRSLGNNEECVEVSAIWRRSSKSSGGGQACVEVAGTPRSYWSATARTRPAPGT is encoded by the coding sequence ATGGATGCATCGCGGATGACGCGGCACAAGAGCAGCCGTTCGCTCGGCAATAACGAAGAGTGTGTCGAAGTCTCTGCGATCTGGCGCAGGAGCAGCAAGTCCAGCGGTGGCGGCCAGGCGTGCGTTGAGGTGGCGGGCACCCCGAGGTCGTACTGGTCCGCAACAGCAAGGACGCGGCCGGCCCCGGGCACATGA
- a CDS encoding Imm8 family immunity protein: protein MNVKVRALISPDVDLDSFWPEDETDFSFLLQALVGPSDGIGEESLQFIVCTPKNVARRLVREQVVFGYSLILVDSPNIPPLLRTVTAAIERIEGATWSDMVRKLARLGVYEFDDI from the coding sequence ATGAACGTCAAGGTGAGGGCTCTCATTAGTCCGGATGTAGACCTTGATTCATTCTGGCCTGAGGATGAGACGGATTTCTCCTTCCTTTTGCAGGCTCTTGTAGGCCCTTCGGACGGCATCGGTGAAGAATCTTTGCAGTTCATTGTCTGCACGCCCAAAAATGTCGCTCGCCGACTGGTTCGGGAGCAAGTGGTATTCGGTTATTCGTTGATACTTGTGGATAGTCCAAACATTCCGCCACTCCTGCGAACGGTAACTGCCGCTATCGAGCGAATAGAGGGGGCCACCTGGTCGGATATGGTCAGGAAGTTGGCCCGACTGGGGGTCTATGAATTTGATGACATATGA